From Hemibagrus wyckioides isolate EC202008001 linkage group LG11, SWU_Hwy_1.0, whole genome shotgun sequence:
GTCCTTTAACCTCCCTCTAAAGTTCAGCAAGGCGAAATGAAAATAGATTTAAACTGCATCAAATCCAGCAGTGGAGTAATGACAAAACTACCAAGTGATATAAAAAATGCTATAAATACAAAATAGGAACACTTCCGGAAACGATTATGCAACAAATTCAACGAAACCTCCAGACAAGAgtgtattaaaacaaaaatgattaaCGCATATAGATCTGGAAAAACGTccaaagagggaaaaaaagttaCAACAACAAAATGTTGAAGACAGCGCTTCAACGAGCACAGAACCCTTTTCCCACAGATTTTACACCATTAACACACGACTTACAGGCGGAAATATagttaaaaaacacacacacacacacacaccactcttcTGACCTGGACACTAATGTTAAAAGCTAACTAGCCTTTTACAAACTCCCTGAACatctatcaagctgtttgtaACCACAAGAGAGGAGACCTGTGTCTTCATTCTCAGAtgacccagagtcttaaccaatACGCTCAGCATTGTCTTTGCTCGGTTTACAGAAGCCCAGTGTGTGTCAAAAACAGGGTAAAATCGGCCAGTTTTAATGTTACAACGCTGATACACACGTGAGTCTTTCGAGCAAAGAATGAGCCAGCATTCTCCATCCAGCTAACCTAGCCAACTAAAAGGAAACTGTTCAATCTCACAGCTAGCTACTTTTACTTGGTAGCATTAAAAAAACCCGTTTCGTGATCAAAATCACAGGTAATATGCGCACAGTTCATCGTGTTGAGTGACCCTGGTGTTGTAAACATTATATACCGTTACAAAATGGCAAATAGGCTCATAATCAGTACAAACAGCAAATGTTTACATCGCCAGCTcttgtggaaaaaaatgcaGGTCTCGCAGCACGAGGAACTAGTCGtaatattgggaatattggttgTAACAAACAATTTACTAGCCAGAGAGCTAGCCAAGTAGCTAACTTGGACAGTTGGTTAAGCGAACATAAACTATGGCCATGCTGAAAGAATCTGGTTTACAGTGATATAAACCAAATAATGTCAATGTTAATAGCAAACATATGAGACCCTACGAATccttaacacatacacagagctaGAAAGCTAGCTAGCATAGCTAGCTACAGAGCTGCCAAGTTATGCTGCAACTTTTGCCTTTAGTGAGCCATAACATGATATTATCTGCAAAATACCCATGGTGGAAAAATGTAAACTTACCAAGCCCTTCATTCCAGCTCAGTTCAGGTAAAATATCCTATTGAGATAACTGGCTGTATTTAAATATTCCCACATCAAAACGAATCAGACTACGAGGCCTCTTCTTGTGACCTCGGCGTTTCCTGCAAGCTGTAAGCCGAGAGGCAGCTCCCTCTCCCGGGGTACCTTCCAAACTTCTCAATGTCCCTCACGCAGTGGCTGAAAGTTTCATAGCCTTTTCTGTTTGGGTCATAGCACTTCCTTCAAGTGTTATTTTGAATCCCCGCTGGTTGCATCCATTTATAATGTTGTTTTACAATAATTATAGTCGATATTTATTTGGGGTAGGTACAGCTCTGTGTGTTACAAGGCTGTGATTCTAGCTCAGGTCCTCAACATTTGCAGTGGCGCCCATCCCCCTCCTCACCGGCATCGACCGCGGCTGCCAGCGAAACTGACACACAACCATAACACGGGGTTTCCGTGCGGCTCGAGCAGGGGTTCAACAACCAGGCGTTCCCAGAGCCCAAGCGCAGCCCGCTAAATTGCTGTTGGTTTGAAATCTGTCAATCTGTGTGCTAAAACAAGCACAGAGATTTGATTGGATAAGAAAAGTTAAACGTGTTCGTTGACCAAGACAGGGCAGGACTTGGCTTTTTTGGGAGGGGTGGAAAGCGTAGTCAGCTTCTGCACCGCTCCGTGAGAGGGTGGACGGAGTGCATAGCGCAGACGACGAGAAAAGACCTAGTAGCTTAACGGATATTCGAAAGAAGTAAATGAGGATATTATGGGAACAGTGGTCACGTTATTACATACACACGGCGTGGAATTTTCAATTCTTTCATAAAGGGATTATTCTTTTTTCTTGTATTCTTGTAAACAAAATCTATTCAGCGCTAAAGGGAATACCCTCAGCTTGGGTTAGCCATATAGCAGCTGTTTGTCCATAGCACGGGGTCTCCGGGGCCCCATACCAGGGACTACGACATTAGAGGTAGGGTCAGCCCCACCTTAACCCTGCTATGAATGGAACATGAATTGTCGGTCTTATGGGACCTGGCATGGGATTGGACAAGGATATCGACTTGTCTATACATTTTCCTGGCTGTGTTCACTTAATGCAAGGGCATCATTTCCGTTCAGACGGCGCAGGTTGTTGGTTCTTTCACAAAAGAGATGGGGTTGAATTCATACACCACGCTGGATATATTAAAACACATTCAAATTCTGTTacgtgtctgtttttgtgtttttactttGTGCCATAAATGTGAAGAAATAACCCACTCGACCGGTATGACCTGCAAGATGCCACCCTTGCAATACGCAATGTTTCAGAAATGAGTATGTATTTAATTTGTAGCGAGGCTGTATATGAATGGACACAAGAGAATAAGCGATTGGACTGGTATTTCTGTAAAGCGTGTCACGTGCGAGGAGAGGCGCGCGCCCTATTGGCTGAGACACTTTCGTTAACGTCATTTGTTGCAATGACTTCTGAAGATATGCGGTTACACCGAGTCAGTGAGTGAAGCACTGTATTAAAACTAACTCGGGGAAATGGGAGGCAGGCTAGATTTTACAAcaaccagaaaaaaagaaaaaaaaatcaccaaactgCCCTAGAAGTCAAAATGCATTTGAGTTAGAACTGGACGAAATATTTAAACTCCTTGTTTAACTCATGCTTCAATCTGATTGAaccaaatatttcaataaatggataaatgcaATAGGACTATCTGGTCAGTAATCCTGTATTATAGTGTCCACTGCAGTCACAAGGGCTGTTTATGTTTTGGGTTTGACAGTATTATGGTTTCAACCCATGACGTAATTAAAGGTATTTTGTATGCTGGGCTTTTTGTCAACAGAGATAATATCTGAAAAAAGTACCGTACCTTTCCTGCCACATGTACATGAAAACGTGTTTTAAAATGCTACTCGCTTTAATGCATAACGCTGGtctagttttttttccctcctaaACCTATGTTAGAGGAGCGTTAATGTACAACCGCACCTTGGAAAGCTCGTGACTGGAGTAACCGCCATACTGGGTGAGCGGAGGCGCACGTAAACCTCCCAGCTACCCGATTTAGATATTATACCGACATGCACGAGCTTCATGACTGCTCCCCACCCCATTCAAATATACAAACGCGTTATAAAGGTGAAATACCGCTTTAATTCTCGAGAGCTATATAGATAAACTCGATGAATCCTTGCAAAAGCTTACGTTTTTTTTCCACGACACAAGACATATATCCTGGTCTGCGGTTCTATGGGTTTAAGATGGGAACTGGCGAATCACTGACTCCCACGTCAGCACAAAAGGGCGACTCGTGCGCGCTCAGGTCGCGGACCCTTGGTTGAGCACGTGACTGGTCGTCCGTTTCCCAGCAGCAGTGCCAGATCGAGGCTCGCGTGCTACAATGCTCCTATTGTACCACTGCCGAACTGCCTCCGTGCTCATGTCACGTGCTACCCGACCGACAAGAAGCTAAGTCACcggaagaataaataaataaataacgaaCGCGATTGTTTCTCACGAGCTGTTGCGTGACAACTCGTTGACCTCATCATGAGTTATATTCTGTTGCATTTTCCAGGGCTCATGTTTGGTGAGAGATTGCCCTGACCACCAAAAACGAAGGCGCTGAAAAATGGCGGCCCTGTACAAACATGGTCATGATAATGGCGGTGTGAACGGGCATGTTATAGATGTTGCATATGGCATGTCTACCAAAAATACTCGGTGAAACCTTGTTTTTATTCACTGTAGGACATTTTACAATTCAGATGCCAATTCATTTAgatgttatttttaaaacaaaaaaaaaatcgacacggagaaaacatgaaaaagagagaagttGTATTAGAAATAGTTTGAGAGATAGAGCAATAATTCACAAACTATTCCGAAAATTCTCCAAATCCTCCTTCTGAAACTAATCCATGATTCCAAATTCATGAGGAAAATACCAGCTTCGATTATCAATCAAATTGTCTAAAgcttgtgattattattattgaccaATATGTCAATGCATTTCCAAATATTTCAGCTAGAAATATAAAGGGGACAAAAATTGCTTGAGACACATTGTTAAACTTTGGTGACAATAATCACTTACAATTCTCAAAGTCTAAATACAAAGCTCTGAGCTTGTAACACTATAGTGAAATTTTAATTCAGACACACAAATATAGCAGGTCAATATTATTGCAAAAAAAGCCAACCTCCTTAATCCCAGAACTGACAGTCAATATATAGTAGACTCAACAAGTagatgcattaaaaaaataaataacagtcaAAAAGTGACAGAAATTGTTAACAATGGCACTCCACAATAAACATATGGCTTTGAgtctttgcatttttttttctcccattcATCAGTATGCTTTCATGTTATGTATACACAAGGTTTTGTAGGAAGGGGTATCATCACACTTACATAAAAATTCTAGACAGAGATTTATACATCACAACTCACAACAAAGGAAGCCCCCTTTGCACATAATCAATAAACTCATCTCTTACATCTGGAGACGATGCTTTACATGTAGTGCTACAATTCATTTGATTTGTGTACAATGACTAATTTGGTCCAACAATCACCAAAACACTATGTTCTAACTTAAGGGCTATATTTAGTTATATAACAGGACATACGTTGGCATTATCTACCCATTTGATCAATTACTGATATGCTCAATGTGGCTTTacacattttcatgttttttttttctctatagaATCAAAGACCTTTACGTAACTGAATGAATGCAGATacactgtaaatgttaaatcaAGCAGAACTGACACATCCAGTCCCCACACCCACATGCGCAGCCCCTCCTACTTCAgataatattattgttatttagtgtgtgtaagagtgtcagTAGAAGTAAGTGAATGCCATAGATTATGCTGTTTTTCAGGCAGCTAGCTTTGCTGCTGTGGGACTGTTCTGCCCCCCTGTGGACACTCAGTGGCACTTTACACATCTGCATTTCCACGGTTGCTTCTTTGCAGTGCTCAAAGCAGTTTCAGGCTACCTGTAACATTATTGACCATTTCTTCCTCTCCCATGATGGCCAGCACAGTGCTAGAGCCCGGCTCCACCTAAAACCAGAAAGGGAGGCTGGTGGTTATCATAATGTTTaagaaattaaatgtaaattgatGCACAGTTTTGTCACGTCAGCCGAACATATTCCACAATTATTCATCATTAATAGCTCAAATGTGCACTCTccaaacactttattaggaaacgTTATTAGCTACACCTACTCATATATGCAATAATCTATTAATACAATCACATGGCAACATGTAGCAATGTACATATTAAACATCAGAAGGAGGGAAAATTACAGTTTACTCAGAATGGCACAATAAATAAAGTTCCAGTGAGCAGTAGTTCTGCGGACAGAAAcatcttgttgatgagagagatcggtgatgaatggccagactggtttgagcggACTGAAAGGTTGCAGTAAGTCTagataaccactctgtacaattgtggtgagcagaaaagcatctcaggacaCACATGTCTAAGATGGCCCACAGCAGCAGAAAATCATGTCAGGTTCCACTTCTGACAACCAAGAACACAAAGGCTGAGGCTGCAGTGCCCACAGGTGTATTAAAACTGGATAGtggcctgatctgatgaatctCATCAATAGTCCAAGCTAGTGAAGGTGGTGAATGGTGAGGGGATTGTTTAATTGGCAAAGCTTGAGCCCATTAATGCCAATCAATCATCACTTTAATGCTACAGCCTATTTTAGTATTGGCGATGACCATGAACATTGTTTCATGGTCACAATTTACCATCTTGTAATGGCTACTTCCAGAATGCTAATGCACCAGGTCACAATGCAAAAGTCGTCTCAtcctggtttcatgaacatgacattGAGCTTAGTGTTCAGTTGTCTTCCCAGTCACTGGATCTGAATCTAGCAGATCACCTCTGTGAAGATATTAGAGCATGAAAGTGCACCTAGAAAATCTGCAAAAATTATGTGATGcaatcatccatctatctatccatccatccatctcttgTGAAGGCAAGTCACAAAGAATTGAGGCTGTTTTCAGAGCAAATGGACACCCTACCACATActaatgttcctaataaagtgcttggTGAGTGTCATGGAATTTTATTGGATCTTGTATCACTGCAGTATACATATTTTTGGATATCATTGATGAATTGTTTCTACCTGTGTGAGTCCGGCATCCTGTATCAGTTTTGCAGGGAGGTTCAAACTCATAGCGAGAGCCTGCAGCTCCAAGAGGTGTGCTGTGTTGGTGCCCTGTAGCACAATCTTCTTAGCTCTGAATGCATAAAAGATATTTGTCATCAAATAAGTGATATTTATCAGTATACATAAGGGGGTGAAGTGAGTCAGAGCATTTATTTCAAACACTAAATTGTCATGTTggcttttatctttatttatggtcagaaataataataattcataatattaaagtgggaaaaaaatctatatattaaATTGGCTCTATTCTAATTGGACAGTAACATAATTTTGGTAATTATTGCCTTTGTACACCACCAGAGTAGATGTAAAATGTGACTGCAAAGATGTGACTGCAGTACTTTAATTCAAGGAGTTTAACAAAAAGTACTGCAATGGATTATGGAATACAGCCACTCTTACATAGTCACTACATTTTCACTGGCTCACTAATTCCTTCTTTTTATGAAATTATAAATTTGTCCACTCCTAAAGTTTCACTGTGACCTCCTTCACTTGCACCAACACCCTCTTTAGACAGCAATACCCAGAGTTCCCATAGATTCAACTCCCGATCATTTATCTCCTTCATTTTGCATGAAATAATAAGGAAACAGACCATTCCTGTCTTtactttttaatgatttttttccccaacttTGAATCCAAAAATTTTCAAACTTATAAAATGCATTAATTACAAATGGAAAGAATATGTTTAAAACACTGACTGCTTAGAGGGAGCTGTCCATCGAAAGTCTGTGTCCATATTAAAGAAGGCAGCAGTCAGAGAAGCAAACAATATTTTGGTGTAGTGTCCAGGCTCTGATTCATTCTGTGGATCTCTCCATATTACTCTACAACTTTTGATAACTCCCTGATCTTCATGATGATGCTTGTTCAGGTACAATAGCTAAGCAAAATGCTACAGTCttcaaattaaatatatttcagttcctttacagcatttttgtgtgtgccatatattttatttcactccCTGTTTATTCAGTactcattttaatacattattttaactgtatttttctttatttacatttatatggcTTATTACTTATTTTGTTGTATTCTACCAAAGGGCAAGTGACTACCAAGGTTCTTACTAGTCCTGCCCTGTTGGTTTCATCTTAGGAGGATAGAAAGGATTTACACAAACTTATGCAATCTGTATAAACTGTCTTGAGCTGTATACTTTTTCAATGTCTTCAATGTCTGCCTGTTTGTGTTGATCAACAAGGATTAAGTGCTTTAGAGATATTACAGACTCATTGACATTGCCTCACCCAGCATGGTCCCATTTCCAGGCCATCTCTCTCCAAGTATTCTTGTCCTGCATGGCCTGGTACAGAGCCACAGCTGCATGGCCCACCTGTGCTGCCACCTGGAAGGGGGTCAGTGACAATCTCAGCACTTCAGCTCACTTTGTACTGTATATTAAGCTTTATCAGCAAATTTAGATTTTACATATACCTTCCCCACTCCCATGGACAGCTCCATGTTCACAACAAAGACCATCTTAAACATCATATCTTCATCTCCTTCTTCCTGAGATGACAAAGCAAAAACAGTCAGAATAGACACACACGGGCTTTAATGCGGATGCGTAGGTGTGTAATCATTAACAGACCTCGTTTTCCAGCTTGTTGAAGTAGTACATCGCCGCCTCCTCAGCAGACACATTCCTTGTGTGTAGGAGTGCCTAAGATAATCAGATAACATGAACACACTAATATGtttaaaaggggaaaaaaaagcagattGGGACAAGAAAAAATATCATATGTAATAGAGATTCGTTATTTCCATGTGACGGTTGTATTAAACTGTCTTACAATTGAAACATGGAAATCGAAACCTTTTACACCTTTCTCCTTGggtaatatttaaaaaaaagaagaagaaacacacacatctaggtTATAAACCAGCTGATTTTATAATGCTGTCTCAACTGAATCTTTCTGATTCTATTACACTATTTTATCCATCATTGCCCTCTCCCAGgttgagctcaggttactgtatgtgtatatgagtttctctgggttctccaggttCCTAGAAACACTAGGTCGGATTGGCTGCGTGATTGATTGTGCTA
This genomic window contains:
- the si:dkey-19e4.5 gene encoding UBA_like_SF and PTH2 domain-containing protein, producing MESSEQCPPDSAHQEVNPMFLQQLRELDIPEEAARQALLHTRNVSAEEAAMYYFNKLENEEEGDEDMMFKMVFVVNMELSMGVGKVAAQVGHAAVALYQAMQDKNTWREMAWKWDHAGAKKIVLQGTNTAHLLELQALAMSLNLPAKLIQDAGLTQVEPGSSTVLAIMGEEEMVNNVTGSLKLL